The proteins below come from a single Mangifera indica cultivar Alphonso chromosome 16, CATAS_Mindica_2.1, whole genome shotgun sequence genomic window:
- the LOC123199292 gene encoding G-box-binding factor 1-like isoform X1, giving the protein MKQVFSSSLPVSFSPVFRNKSTPAKPSKPASSTQEIPATPAYPDWSSSMQAFYGAGATPPPFFASTVASPTPHPYLWGSQHPLMPPYGTPVPYPAIYPPGGVYAHPTMATTPSSAPTNVELEGKGPEGNFQTSTKKSKGTSGGKVGDIAKAASGSGNDGSQSAESGSEGSSDASDENANQQEFTAGKKGTFKQMLADAANAHSSTGEAVQAPVAGKPVVSMPATNLNIGMDLWNAAPATAGAAKMRPSGTPTAVVAPAAMIGREGIMPDQWIQDERELKRQKRKQSNRESARRSRLRKQAECEELQARVERLATENSNLRDELQRLSEECEKLTAANISIKEELTQICGAEAVANLEQSRPTAVPLSHPDEGNS; this is encoded by the exons ATGAAGCAGGTCTTTTCCTCGTCTCTGCCTGTGTCTTTCTCTCCCGTTTTTCGAAATA AGAGCACACCTGCAAAGCCTTCTAAACCAGCTTCTTCAACACAG GAAATACCAGCCACACCAGCATACCCTGATTGGTCAAGCTCTATGCAG GCTTTTTATGGTGCTGGGGCTACACCACCTCCTTTTTTTGCTTCAACTGTTGCTTCTCCAACTCCTCATCCTTATCTGTGGGGAAGCCAG CATCCTTTGATGCCACCATATGGGACCCCGGTTCCTTACCCAGCTATATATCCTCCTGGGGGAGTCTATGCCCATCCTACCATGGCTACG ACTCCTAGCTCAGCACCAACAAATGTTGAGCTGGAAGGAAAAGGACCTGAAGGGAACTTCCAGACTTCAACTAAAAAATCCAAGGGAACTTCTGGGGGCAAGGTTGGAGATATTGCCAAGGCGGCTTCAGGTTCTGGGAATGATGGCTCCCAAAG TGCTGAAAGCGGTAGTGAGGGCTCATCAGATGCAAGTGATGAAAATGCAAATCAGCAG gaGTTCACTGCAGGTAAAAAGGGAACCTTTAAGCAGATGCTTGCAGATG CAGCTAATGCCCACAGTAGCACTGGTGAGGCAGTTCAAGCTCCAGTGGCTGGGAAGCCTGTAGTGTCTATGCCAGCAACTAACCTTAATATTGGAATGGACTTGTGGAATGCAGCCCCTGCTACAGCTGGAGCTGCAAAAATGAGACCATCCGGGACTCCTACTGCAGTTGTTGCTCCTGCAGCAATGATTGGACGTGAAGGCATAATGCCTGACCAATGGATTCAA GATGAACGTGAACTGAAAAGACAGAAAAGGAAGCAATCTAATAGGGAGTCGGCCAGAAGATCAAGATTACGAAAGCAG GCGGAATGCGAAGAGCTGCAAGCTAGGGTAGAGAGGTTGGCCACAGAGAACAGTAACCTTAGAGACGAGTTGCAGAGGCTTTCTGAAGAATGTGAGAAGCTTACAGCGGCAAACATCTCTATTAAG GAAGAATTGACGCAAATATGCGGAGCAGAGGCTGTAGCTAACCTTGAACAGAGCAGGCCAACAGCAGTTCCCCTCTCACACCCCGATGAGGGaaatagttaa
- the LOC123199292 gene encoding G-box-binding factor 1-like isoform X7: protein MKQVFSSSLPVSFSPVFRNKSTPAKPSKPASSTQEIPATPAYPDWSSSMQAFYGAGATPPPFFASTVASPTPHPYLWGSQTPSSAPTNVELEGKGPEGNFQTSTKKSKGTSGGKVGDIAKAASGSGNDGSQSAESGSEGSSDASDENANQQEFTAGKKGTFKQMLADAANAHSSTGEAVQAPVAGKPVVSMPATNLNIGMDLWNAAPATAGAAKMRPSGTPTAVVAPAAMIGREGIMPDQWIQDERELKRQKRKQSNRESARRSRLRKQAECEELQARVERLATENSNLRDELQRLSEECEKLTAANISIKEELTQICGAEAVANLEQSRPTAVPLSHPDEGNS, encoded by the exons ATGAAGCAGGTCTTTTCCTCGTCTCTGCCTGTGTCTTTCTCTCCCGTTTTTCGAAATA AGAGCACACCTGCAAAGCCTTCTAAACCAGCTTCTTCAACACAG GAAATACCAGCCACACCAGCATACCCTGATTGGTCAAGCTCTATGCAG GCTTTTTATGGTGCTGGGGCTACACCACCTCCTTTTTTTGCTTCAACTGTTGCTTCTCCAACTCCTCATCCTTATCTGTGGGGAAGCCAG ACTCCTAGCTCAGCACCAACAAATGTTGAGCTGGAAGGAAAAGGACCTGAAGGGAACTTCCAGACTTCAACTAAAAAATCCAAGGGAACTTCTGGGGGCAAGGTTGGAGATATTGCCAAGGCGGCTTCAGGTTCTGGGAATGATGGCTCCCAAAG TGCTGAAAGCGGTAGTGAGGGCTCATCAGATGCAAGTGATGAAAATGCAAATCAGCAG gaGTTCACTGCAGGTAAAAAGGGAACCTTTAAGCAGATGCTTGCAGATG CAGCTAATGCCCACAGTAGCACTGGTGAGGCAGTTCAAGCTCCAGTGGCTGGGAAGCCTGTAGTGTCTATGCCAGCAACTAACCTTAATATTGGAATGGACTTGTGGAATGCAGCCCCTGCTACAGCTGGAGCTGCAAAAATGAGACCATCCGGGACTCCTACTGCAGTTGTTGCTCCTGCAGCAATGATTGGACGTGAAGGCATAATGCCTGACCAATGGATTCAA GATGAACGTGAACTGAAAAGACAGAAAAGGAAGCAATCTAATAGGGAGTCGGCCAGAAGATCAAGATTACGAAAGCAG GCGGAATGCGAAGAGCTGCAAGCTAGGGTAGAGAGGTTGGCCACAGAGAACAGTAACCTTAGAGACGAGTTGCAGAGGCTTTCTGAAGAATGTGAGAAGCTTACAGCGGCAAACATCTCTATTAAG GAAGAATTGACGCAAATATGCGGAGCAGAGGCTGTAGCTAACCTTGAACAGAGCAGGCCAACAGCAGTTCCCCTCTCACACCCCGATGAGGGaaatagttaa
- the LOC123199292 gene encoding G-box-binding factor 1-like isoform X13, producing the protein MKQVFSSSLPVSFSPVFRNKSTPAKPSKPASSTQEIPATPAYPDWSSSMQTPSSAPTNVELEGKGPEGNFQTSTKKSKGTSGGKVGDIAKAASGSGNDGSQSAESGSEGSSDASDENANQQEFTAGKKGTFKQMLADAANAHSSTGEAVQAPVAGKPVVSMPATNLNIGMDLWNAAPATAGAAKMRPSGTPTAVVAPAAMIGREGIMPDQWIQDERELKRQKRKQSNRESARRSRLRKQAECEELQARVERLATENSNLRDELQRLSEECEKLTAANISIKEELTQICGAEAVANLEQSRPTAVPLSHPDEGNS; encoded by the exons ATGAAGCAGGTCTTTTCCTCGTCTCTGCCTGTGTCTTTCTCTCCCGTTTTTCGAAATA AGAGCACACCTGCAAAGCCTTCTAAACCAGCTTCTTCAACACAG GAAATACCAGCCACACCAGCATACCCTGATTGGTCAAGCTCTATGCAG ACTCCTAGCTCAGCACCAACAAATGTTGAGCTGGAAGGAAAAGGACCTGAAGGGAACTTCCAGACTTCAACTAAAAAATCCAAGGGAACTTCTGGGGGCAAGGTTGGAGATATTGCCAAGGCGGCTTCAGGTTCTGGGAATGATGGCTCCCAAAG TGCTGAAAGCGGTAGTGAGGGCTCATCAGATGCAAGTGATGAAAATGCAAATCAGCAG gaGTTCACTGCAGGTAAAAAGGGAACCTTTAAGCAGATGCTTGCAGATG CAGCTAATGCCCACAGTAGCACTGGTGAGGCAGTTCAAGCTCCAGTGGCTGGGAAGCCTGTAGTGTCTATGCCAGCAACTAACCTTAATATTGGAATGGACTTGTGGAATGCAGCCCCTGCTACAGCTGGAGCTGCAAAAATGAGACCATCCGGGACTCCTACTGCAGTTGTTGCTCCTGCAGCAATGATTGGACGTGAAGGCATAATGCCTGACCAATGGATTCAA GATGAACGTGAACTGAAAAGACAGAAAAGGAAGCAATCTAATAGGGAGTCGGCCAGAAGATCAAGATTACGAAAGCAG GCGGAATGCGAAGAGCTGCAAGCTAGGGTAGAGAGGTTGGCCACAGAGAACAGTAACCTTAGAGACGAGTTGCAGAGGCTTTCTGAAGAATGTGAGAAGCTTACAGCGGCAAACATCTCTATTAAG GAAGAATTGACGCAAATATGCGGAGCAGAGGCTGTAGCTAACCTTGAACAGAGCAGGCCAACAGCAGTTCCCCTCTCACACCCCGATGAGGGaaatagttaa
- the LOC123199292 gene encoding G-box-binding factor 1-like isoform X12: protein MKQVFSSSLPVSFSPVFRNKSTPAKPSKPASSTQEIPATPAYPDWSSSMQAFYGAGATPPPFFASTVASPTPHPYLWGSQHPLMPPYGTPVPYPAIYPPGGVYAHPTMATTPSSAPTNVELEGKGPEGNFQTSTKKSKGTSGGKVGDIAKAASGSGNDGSQSAESGSEGSSDASDENANQQEFTAAPATAGAAKMRPSGTPTAVVAPAAMIGREGIMPDQWIQDERELKRQKRKQSNRESARRSRLRKQAECEELQARVERLATENSNLRDELQRLSEECEKLTAANISIKEELTQICGAEAVANLEQSRPTAVPLSHPDEGNS from the exons ATGAAGCAGGTCTTTTCCTCGTCTCTGCCTGTGTCTTTCTCTCCCGTTTTTCGAAATA AGAGCACACCTGCAAAGCCTTCTAAACCAGCTTCTTCAACACAG GAAATACCAGCCACACCAGCATACCCTGATTGGTCAAGCTCTATGCAG GCTTTTTATGGTGCTGGGGCTACACCACCTCCTTTTTTTGCTTCAACTGTTGCTTCTCCAACTCCTCATCCTTATCTGTGGGGAAGCCAG CATCCTTTGATGCCACCATATGGGACCCCGGTTCCTTACCCAGCTATATATCCTCCTGGGGGAGTCTATGCCCATCCTACCATGGCTACG ACTCCTAGCTCAGCACCAACAAATGTTGAGCTGGAAGGAAAAGGACCTGAAGGGAACTTCCAGACTTCAACTAAAAAATCCAAGGGAACTTCTGGGGGCAAGGTTGGAGATATTGCCAAGGCGGCTTCAGGTTCTGGGAATGATGGCTCCCAAAG TGCTGAAAGCGGTAGTGAGGGCTCATCAGATGCAAGTGATGAAAATGCAAATCAGCAG gaGTTCACTGCAG CCCCTGCTACAGCTGGAGCTGCAAAAATGAGACCATCCGGGACTCCTACTGCAGTTGTTGCTCCTGCAGCAATGATTGGACGTGAAGGCATAATGCCTGACCAATGGATTCAA GATGAACGTGAACTGAAAAGACAGAAAAGGAAGCAATCTAATAGGGAGTCGGCCAGAAGATCAAGATTACGAAAGCAG GCGGAATGCGAAGAGCTGCAAGCTAGGGTAGAGAGGTTGGCCACAGAGAACAGTAACCTTAGAGACGAGTTGCAGAGGCTTTCTGAAGAATGTGAGAAGCTTACAGCGGCAAACATCTCTATTAAG GAAGAATTGACGCAAATATGCGGAGCAGAGGCTGTAGCTAACCTTGAACAGAGCAGGCCAACAGCAGTTCCCCTCTCACACCCCGATGAGGGaaatagttaa
- the LOC123199292 gene encoding G-box-binding factor 1-like isoform X11, with protein MGTGEESTPAKPSKPASSTQEIPATPAYPDWSSSMQHPLMPPYGTPVPYPAIYPPGGVYAHPTMATTPSSAPTNVELEGKGPEGNFQTSTKKSKGTSGGKVGDIAKAASGSGNDGSQSAESGSEGSSDASDENANQQEFTAGKKGTFKQMLADAANAHSSTGEAVQAPVAGKPVVSMPATNLNIGMDLWNAAPATAGAAKMRPSGTPTAVVAPAAMIGREGIMPDQWIQDERELKRQKRKQSNRESARRSRLRKQAECEELQARVERLATENSNLRDELQRLSEECEKLTAANISIKEELTQICGAEAVANLEQSRPTAVPLSHPDEGNS; from the exons ATGGGAACTGGGGAAGAGAGCACACCTGCAAAGCCTTCTAAACCAGCTTCTTCAACACAG GAAATACCAGCCACACCAGCATACCCTGATTGGTCAAGCTCTATGCAG CATCCTTTGATGCCACCATATGGGACCCCGGTTCCTTACCCAGCTATATATCCTCCTGGGGGAGTCTATGCCCATCCTACCATGGCTACG ACTCCTAGCTCAGCACCAACAAATGTTGAGCTGGAAGGAAAAGGACCTGAAGGGAACTTCCAGACTTCAACTAAAAAATCCAAGGGAACTTCTGGGGGCAAGGTTGGAGATATTGCCAAGGCGGCTTCAGGTTCTGGGAATGATGGCTCCCAAAG TGCTGAAAGCGGTAGTGAGGGCTCATCAGATGCAAGTGATGAAAATGCAAATCAGCAG gaGTTCACTGCAGGTAAAAAGGGAACCTTTAAGCAGATGCTTGCAGATG CAGCTAATGCCCACAGTAGCACTGGTGAGGCAGTTCAAGCTCCAGTGGCTGGGAAGCCTGTAGTGTCTATGCCAGCAACTAACCTTAATATTGGAATGGACTTGTGGAATGCAGCCCCTGCTACAGCTGGAGCTGCAAAAATGAGACCATCCGGGACTCCTACTGCAGTTGTTGCTCCTGCAGCAATGATTGGACGTGAAGGCATAATGCCTGACCAATGGATTCAA GATGAACGTGAACTGAAAAGACAGAAAAGGAAGCAATCTAATAGGGAGTCGGCCAGAAGATCAAGATTACGAAAGCAG GCGGAATGCGAAGAGCTGCAAGCTAGGGTAGAGAGGTTGGCCACAGAGAACAGTAACCTTAGAGACGAGTTGCAGAGGCTTTCTGAAGAATGTGAGAAGCTTACAGCGGCAAACATCTCTATTAAG GAAGAATTGACGCAAATATGCGGAGCAGAGGCTGTAGCTAACCTTGAACAGAGCAGGCCAACAGCAGTTCCCCTCTCACACCCCGATGAGGGaaatagttaa
- the LOC123199292 gene encoding G-box-binding factor 1-like isoform X4: protein MGTGEESTPAKPSKPASSTQEIPATPAYPDWSSSMQAFYGAGATPPPFFASTVASPTPHPYLWGSQHPLMPPYGTPVPYPAIYPPGGVYAHPTMATTPSSAPTNVELEGKGPEGNFQTSTKKSKGTSGGKVGDIAKAASGSGNDGSQSAESGSEGSSDASDENANQQEFTAGKKGTFKQMLADAANAHSSTGEAVQAPVAGKPVVSMPATNLNIGMDLWNAAPATAGAAKMRPSGTPTAVVAPAAMIGREGIMPDQWIQDERELKRQKRKQSNRESARRSRLRKQAECEELQARVERLATENSNLRDELQRLSEECEKLTAANISIKEELTQICGAEAVANLEQSRPTAVPLSHPDEGNS, encoded by the exons ATGGGAACTGGGGAAGAGAGCACACCTGCAAAGCCTTCTAAACCAGCTTCTTCAACACAG GAAATACCAGCCACACCAGCATACCCTGATTGGTCAAGCTCTATGCAG GCTTTTTATGGTGCTGGGGCTACACCACCTCCTTTTTTTGCTTCAACTGTTGCTTCTCCAACTCCTCATCCTTATCTGTGGGGAAGCCAG CATCCTTTGATGCCACCATATGGGACCCCGGTTCCTTACCCAGCTATATATCCTCCTGGGGGAGTCTATGCCCATCCTACCATGGCTACG ACTCCTAGCTCAGCACCAACAAATGTTGAGCTGGAAGGAAAAGGACCTGAAGGGAACTTCCAGACTTCAACTAAAAAATCCAAGGGAACTTCTGGGGGCAAGGTTGGAGATATTGCCAAGGCGGCTTCAGGTTCTGGGAATGATGGCTCCCAAAG TGCTGAAAGCGGTAGTGAGGGCTCATCAGATGCAAGTGATGAAAATGCAAATCAGCAG gaGTTCACTGCAGGTAAAAAGGGAACCTTTAAGCAGATGCTTGCAGATG CAGCTAATGCCCACAGTAGCACTGGTGAGGCAGTTCAAGCTCCAGTGGCTGGGAAGCCTGTAGTGTCTATGCCAGCAACTAACCTTAATATTGGAATGGACTTGTGGAATGCAGCCCCTGCTACAGCTGGAGCTGCAAAAATGAGACCATCCGGGACTCCTACTGCAGTTGTTGCTCCTGCAGCAATGATTGGACGTGAAGGCATAATGCCTGACCAATGGATTCAA GATGAACGTGAACTGAAAAGACAGAAAAGGAAGCAATCTAATAGGGAGTCGGCCAGAAGATCAAGATTACGAAAGCAG GCGGAATGCGAAGAGCTGCAAGCTAGGGTAGAGAGGTTGGCCACAGAGAACAGTAACCTTAGAGACGAGTTGCAGAGGCTTTCTGAAGAATGTGAGAAGCTTACAGCGGCAAACATCTCTATTAAG GAAGAATTGACGCAAATATGCGGAGCAGAGGCTGTAGCTAACCTTGAACAGAGCAGGCCAACAGCAGTTCCCCTCTCACACCCCGATGAGGGaaatagttaa
- the LOC123199292 gene encoding G-box-binding factor 1-like isoform X14 — protein sequence MGTGEESTPAKPSKPASSTQEIPATPAYPDWSSSMQTPSSAPTNVELEGKGPEGNFQTSTKKSKGTSGGKVGDIAKAASGSGNDGSQSAESGSEGSSDASDENANQQEFTAGKKGTFKQMLADAANAHSSTGEAVQAPVAGKPVVSMPATNLNIGMDLWNAAPATAGAAKMRPSGTPTAVVAPAAMIGREGIMPDQWIQDERELKRQKRKQSNRESARRSRLRKQAECEELQARVERLATENSNLRDELQRLSEECEKLTAANISIKEELTQICGAEAVANLEQSRPTAVPLSHPDEGNS from the exons ATGGGAACTGGGGAAGAGAGCACACCTGCAAAGCCTTCTAAACCAGCTTCTTCAACACAG GAAATACCAGCCACACCAGCATACCCTGATTGGTCAAGCTCTATGCAG ACTCCTAGCTCAGCACCAACAAATGTTGAGCTGGAAGGAAAAGGACCTGAAGGGAACTTCCAGACTTCAACTAAAAAATCCAAGGGAACTTCTGGGGGCAAGGTTGGAGATATTGCCAAGGCGGCTTCAGGTTCTGGGAATGATGGCTCCCAAAG TGCTGAAAGCGGTAGTGAGGGCTCATCAGATGCAAGTGATGAAAATGCAAATCAGCAG gaGTTCACTGCAGGTAAAAAGGGAACCTTTAAGCAGATGCTTGCAGATG CAGCTAATGCCCACAGTAGCACTGGTGAGGCAGTTCAAGCTCCAGTGGCTGGGAAGCCTGTAGTGTCTATGCCAGCAACTAACCTTAATATTGGAATGGACTTGTGGAATGCAGCCCCTGCTACAGCTGGAGCTGCAAAAATGAGACCATCCGGGACTCCTACTGCAGTTGTTGCTCCTGCAGCAATGATTGGACGTGAAGGCATAATGCCTGACCAATGGATTCAA GATGAACGTGAACTGAAAAGACAGAAAAGGAAGCAATCTAATAGGGAGTCGGCCAGAAGATCAAGATTACGAAAGCAG GCGGAATGCGAAGAGCTGCAAGCTAGGGTAGAGAGGTTGGCCACAGAGAACAGTAACCTTAGAGACGAGTTGCAGAGGCTTTCTGAAGAATGTGAGAAGCTTACAGCGGCAAACATCTCTATTAAG GAAGAATTGACGCAAATATGCGGAGCAGAGGCTGTAGCTAACCTTGAACAGAGCAGGCCAACAGCAGTTCCCCTCTCACACCCCGATGAGGGaaatagttaa
- the LOC123199292 gene encoding G-box-binding factor 1-like isoform X6 → MKQVFSSSLPVSFSPVFRNKSTPAKPSKPASSTQEIPATPAYPDWSSSMQAFYGAGATPPPFFASTVASPTPHPYLWGSQHPLMPPYGTPVPYPAIYPPGGVYAHPTMATTPSSAPTNVELEGKGPEGNFQTSTKKSKGTSGGKVGDIAKAASGSGNDGSQSAESGSEGSSDASDENANQQEFTAGKKGTFKQMLADAANAHSSTAPATAGAAKMRPSGTPTAVVAPAAMIGREGIMPDQWIQDERELKRQKRKQSNRESARRSRLRKQAECEELQARVERLATENSNLRDELQRLSEECEKLTAANISIKEELTQICGAEAVANLEQSRPTAVPLSHPDEGNS, encoded by the exons ATGAAGCAGGTCTTTTCCTCGTCTCTGCCTGTGTCTTTCTCTCCCGTTTTTCGAAATA AGAGCACACCTGCAAAGCCTTCTAAACCAGCTTCTTCAACACAG GAAATACCAGCCACACCAGCATACCCTGATTGGTCAAGCTCTATGCAG GCTTTTTATGGTGCTGGGGCTACACCACCTCCTTTTTTTGCTTCAACTGTTGCTTCTCCAACTCCTCATCCTTATCTGTGGGGAAGCCAG CATCCTTTGATGCCACCATATGGGACCCCGGTTCCTTACCCAGCTATATATCCTCCTGGGGGAGTCTATGCCCATCCTACCATGGCTACG ACTCCTAGCTCAGCACCAACAAATGTTGAGCTGGAAGGAAAAGGACCTGAAGGGAACTTCCAGACTTCAACTAAAAAATCCAAGGGAACTTCTGGGGGCAAGGTTGGAGATATTGCCAAGGCGGCTTCAGGTTCTGGGAATGATGGCTCCCAAAG TGCTGAAAGCGGTAGTGAGGGCTCATCAGATGCAAGTGATGAAAATGCAAATCAGCAG gaGTTCACTGCAGGTAAAAAGGGAACCTTTAAGCAGATGCTTGCAGATG CAGCTAATGCCCACAGTAGCACTG CCCCTGCTACAGCTGGAGCTGCAAAAATGAGACCATCCGGGACTCCTACTGCAGTTGTTGCTCCTGCAGCAATGATTGGACGTGAAGGCATAATGCCTGACCAATGGATTCAA GATGAACGTGAACTGAAAAGACAGAAAAGGAAGCAATCTAATAGGGAGTCGGCCAGAAGATCAAGATTACGAAAGCAG GCGGAATGCGAAGAGCTGCAAGCTAGGGTAGAGAGGTTGGCCACAGAGAACAGTAACCTTAGAGACGAGTTGCAGAGGCTTTCTGAAGAATGTGAGAAGCTTACAGCGGCAAACATCTCTATTAAG GAAGAATTGACGCAAATATGCGGAGCAGAGGCTGTAGCTAACCTTGAACAGAGCAGGCCAACAGCAGTTCCCCTCTCACACCCCGATGAGGGaaatagttaa
- the LOC123199292 gene encoding G-box-binding factor 1-like isoform X8, with product MKQVFSSSLPVSFSPVFRNKSTPAKPSKPASSTQEIPATPAYPDWSSSMQHPLMPPYGTPVPYPAIYPPGGVYAHPTMATTPSSAPTNVELEGKGPEGNFQTSTKKSKGTSGGKVGDIAKAASGSGNDGSQSAESGSEGSSDASDENANQQEFTAGKKGTFKQMLADAANAHSSTGEAVQAPVAGKPVVSMPATNLNIGMDLWNAAPATAGAAKMRPSGTPTAVVAPAAMIGREGIMPDQWIQDERELKRQKRKQSNRESARRSRLRKQAECEELQARVERLATENSNLRDELQRLSEECEKLTAANISIKEELTQICGAEAVANLEQSRPTAVPLSHPDEGNS from the exons ATGAAGCAGGTCTTTTCCTCGTCTCTGCCTGTGTCTTTCTCTCCCGTTTTTCGAAATA AGAGCACACCTGCAAAGCCTTCTAAACCAGCTTCTTCAACACAG GAAATACCAGCCACACCAGCATACCCTGATTGGTCAAGCTCTATGCAG CATCCTTTGATGCCACCATATGGGACCCCGGTTCCTTACCCAGCTATATATCCTCCTGGGGGAGTCTATGCCCATCCTACCATGGCTACG ACTCCTAGCTCAGCACCAACAAATGTTGAGCTGGAAGGAAAAGGACCTGAAGGGAACTTCCAGACTTCAACTAAAAAATCCAAGGGAACTTCTGGGGGCAAGGTTGGAGATATTGCCAAGGCGGCTTCAGGTTCTGGGAATGATGGCTCCCAAAG TGCTGAAAGCGGTAGTGAGGGCTCATCAGATGCAAGTGATGAAAATGCAAATCAGCAG gaGTTCACTGCAGGTAAAAAGGGAACCTTTAAGCAGATGCTTGCAGATG CAGCTAATGCCCACAGTAGCACTGGTGAGGCAGTTCAAGCTCCAGTGGCTGGGAAGCCTGTAGTGTCTATGCCAGCAACTAACCTTAATATTGGAATGGACTTGTGGAATGCAGCCCCTGCTACAGCTGGAGCTGCAAAAATGAGACCATCCGGGACTCCTACTGCAGTTGTTGCTCCTGCAGCAATGATTGGACGTGAAGGCATAATGCCTGACCAATGGATTCAA GATGAACGTGAACTGAAAAGACAGAAAAGGAAGCAATCTAATAGGGAGTCGGCCAGAAGATCAAGATTACGAAAGCAG GCGGAATGCGAAGAGCTGCAAGCTAGGGTAGAGAGGTTGGCCACAGAGAACAGTAACCTTAGAGACGAGTTGCAGAGGCTTTCTGAAGAATGTGAGAAGCTTACAGCGGCAAACATCTCTATTAAG GAAGAATTGACGCAAATATGCGGAGCAGAGGCTGTAGCTAACCTTGAACAGAGCAGGCCAACAGCAGTTCCCCTCTCACACCCCGATGAGGGaaatagttaa
- the LOC123199292 gene encoding G-box-binding factor 1-like isoform X5 — protein sequence MGTGEESTPAKPSKPASSTQEIPATPAYPDWSSSMQAFYGAGATPPPFFASTVASPTPHPYLWGSQHPLMPPYGTPVPYPAIYPPGGVYAHPTMATTPSSAPTNVELEGKGPEGNFQTSTKKSKGTSGGKVGDIAKAASGSGNDGSQSAESGSEGSSDASDENANQQEFTAGKKGTFKQMLADANAHSSTGEAVQAPVAGKPVVSMPATNLNIGMDLWNAAPATAGAAKMRPSGTPTAVVAPAAMIGREGIMPDQWIQDERELKRQKRKQSNRESARRSRLRKQAECEELQARVERLATENSNLRDELQRLSEECEKLTAANISIKEELTQICGAEAVANLEQSRPTAVPLSHPDEGNS from the exons ATGGGAACTGGGGAAGAGAGCACACCTGCAAAGCCTTCTAAACCAGCTTCTTCAACACAG GAAATACCAGCCACACCAGCATACCCTGATTGGTCAAGCTCTATGCAG GCTTTTTATGGTGCTGGGGCTACACCACCTCCTTTTTTTGCTTCAACTGTTGCTTCTCCAACTCCTCATCCTTATCTGTGGGGAAGCCAG CATCCTTTGATGCCACCATATGGGACCCCGGTTCCTTACCCAGCTATATATCCTCCTGGGGGAGTCTATGCCCATCCTACCATGGCTACG ACTCCTAGCTCAGCACCAACAAATGTTGAGCTGGAAGGAAAAGGACCTGAAGGGAACTTCCAGACTTCAACTAAAAAATCCAAGGGAACTTCTGGGGGCAAGGTTGGAGATATTGCCAAGGCGGCTTCAGGTTCTGGGAATGATGGCTCCCAAAG TGCTGAAAGCGGTAGTGAGGGCTCATCAGATGCAAGTGATGAAAATGCAAATCAGCAG gaGTTCACTGCAGGTAAAAAGGGAACCTTTAAGCAGATGCTTGCAGATG CTAATGCCCACAGTAGCACTGGTGAGGCAGTTCAAGCTCCAGTGGCTGGGAAGCCTGTAGTGTCTATGCCAGCAACTAACCTTAATATTGGAATGGACTTGTGGAATGCAGCCCCTGCTACAGCTGGAGCTGCAAAAATGAGACCATCCGGGACTCCTACTGCAGTTGTTGCTCCTGCAGCAATGATTGGACGTGAAGGCATAATGCCTGACCAATGGATTCAA GATGAACGTGAACTGAAAAGACAGAAAAGGAAGCAATCTAATAGGGAGTCGGCCAGAAGATCAAGATTACGAAAGCAG GCGGAATGCGAAGAGCTGCAAGCTAGGGTAGAGAGGTTGGCCACAGAGAACAGTAACCTTAGAGACGAGTTGCAGAGGCTTTCTGAAGAATGTGAGAAGCTTACAGCGGCAAACATCTCTATTAAG GAAGAATTGACGCAAATATGCGGAGCAGAGGCTGTAGCTAACCTTGAACAGAGCAGGCCAACAGCAGTTCCCCTCTCACACCCCGATGAGGGaaatagttaa